A genomic stretch from Chitinophaga agri includes:
- a CDS encoding DUF4253 domain-containing protein, which translates to MSRILLSLSLASVIYGCNAAGKEKYPLLEADYALADTMHYDHAIIDALRATVSGKIDRLKQTLPEGYNTRKLEDALQFNYEVTADNGNDYETLRTILKEHGYLLFKSEESFGSGSDKYAVLKTSDQFDIVQFRATNGQNYDISNDSVLKKLHTWYKQQPFEITGAGPDWLEIRLDKLNTTSALAFAKEVHDFCPDPAEEGTETVENLAAEMLETKRLLLWWD; encoded by the coding sequence ATGAGTAGAATCCTATTATCCTTATCGCTCGCAAGTGTGATCTATGGCTGTAATGCAGCAGGCAAAGAGAAATATCCTTTACTGGAGGCGGACTATGCACTGGCTGACACGATGCACTATGATCATGCGATCATTGATGCGTTAAGAGCAACCGTATCGGGCAAGATCGACAGACTAAAACAAACATTACCTGAGGGGTATAACACAAGAAAGCTGGAAGATGCGTTACAGTTCAACTATGAAGTGACGGCGGACAATGGCAATGACTATGAAACTTTAAGGACTATACTAAAGGAACATGGATATCTCTTATTTAAGTCGGAAGAGAGTTTTGGTAGCGGGTCTGACAAATATGCAGTGCTCAAAACCAGCGACCAGTTCGACATTGTGCAATTCAGGGCTACGAACGGTCAGAATTATGATATCAGTAATGACAGCGTATTAAAGAAGCTCCATACGTGGTACAAACAACAGCCATTCGAGATCACCGGCGCAGGTCCGGACTGGCTGGAGATACGTCTGGACAAACTGAACACCACATCTGCACTGGCATTTGCGAAGGAAGTACATGATTTTTGTCCGGACCCGGCCGAAGAAGGAACGGAGACAGTGGAAAATCTGGCAGCCGAGATGCTGGAGACAAAAAGGCTGTTACTCTGGTGGGATTAA
- a CDS encoding AAA family ATPase, whose protein sequence is MTVNETRKGVYFSELKLENVKCFKDPVTLNFLNKDGSDWKRWTVILGDNGVGKTTLLQALAVLDVHFEMLEDGSKRLRMGSNLGIGMINYDVNTRKRSGIISANTFNEKFRHIKSPNTRNLYVSYNARDDHESPLKYKEINIEMEESGVSSTDQVFIFSYGANRRMGGASLTNDLNSRSSLTLFNDDEVLINAEEWLLQLDYAASKDSEIKEQVIRRLELVKNTLIELLPDIDGIKILEPTKDSFRPSVLFHTDFGWFNIHELSFGYRSMITWVVDLAARMFAFYPDSENPLSEPAIVLVDEIDSHLHPKWQRNIFKYLSDRFAATQFVVTAHSPLIVQAAPEDANLVVLRKEGNTVVIDQELDNVRKWRIDQILTSDLFGLDSARNPEITKQMEERTTLISKSELSPEEKERLKELNALADSLPTADTPADIEAMEIIRQAAAYLKEKETNT, encoded by the coding sequence ATGACTGTAAACGAAACAAGGAAAGGCGTTTATTTTTCAGAGTTAAAACTGGAAAACGTTAAGTGTTTTAAGGACCCCGTGACTTTAAACTTCCTAAATAAGGATGGAAGTGACTGGAAAAGGTGGACGGTTATCCTTGGGGATAATGGTGTAGGAAAAACGACATTGTTGCAGGCATTAGCTGTGTTGGATGTCCATTTTGAGATGTTAGAGGATGGTAGCAAAAGGCTAAGAATGGGTTCTAACCTAGGAATAGGTATGATTAATTATGATGTTAATACAAGAAAAAGAAGTGGAATAATTTCTGCCAATACTTTTAATGAAAAATTTAGGCACATTAAATCCCCAAATACACGTAATCTTTATGTGAGTTATAATGCAAGAGATGACCATGAAAGCCCATTGAAATATAAGGAGATTAATATAGAAATGGAGGAGTCGGGAGTTTCTTCAACTGATCAAGTCTTTATATTTTCTTATGGTGCAAATCGTAGAATGGGAGGGGCTTCTTTAACTAATGATCTTAATTCTCGAAGTTCTCTCACTTTATTTAATGATGATGAAGTGTTAATTAACGCAGAGGAATGGTTACTTCAGTTGGACTATGCAGCGAGTAAGGATTCTGAGATCAAAGAACAAGTTATAAGAAGATTGGAGCTCGTCAAAAACACTCTTATTGAATTATTGCCTGATATTGATGGAATAAAAATATTAGAACCTACTAAAGATTCGTTTAGGCCAAGTGTATTGTTTCATACTGACTTCGGATGGTTTAATATTCATGAACTTAGTTTCGGATATCGGTCAATGATTACATGGGTAGTCGACCTTGCCGCAAGAATGTTTGCCTTTTATCCTGACAGTGAAAATCCTTTGTCGGAGCCAGCGATAGTATTGGTAGATGAAATAGACTCGCACCTTCATCCTAAATGGCAACGTAATATTTTTAAATATCTTTCTGATAGATTTGCAGCGACGCAATTCGTGGTAACTGCTCATAGCCCATTAATAGTACAAGCTGCTCCAGAGGATGCAAATCTCGTTGTATTGCGAAAAGAAGGAAACACAGTTGTAATAGATCAGGAATTGGACAATGTAAGGAAATGGCGAATAGACCAGATACTTACCAGTGATCTCTTTGGGCTGGATAGCGCCAGAAATCCTGAGATAACAAAACAAATGGAAGAGCGTACCACTTTAATCAGCAAGAGTGAATTATCTCCTGAAGAAAAAGAAAGACTCAAGGAGTTAAATGCGCTCGCAGATTCTCTACCTACTGCTGACACACCTGCTGATATTGAGGCAATGGAAATTATCAGGCAGGCTGCTGCATATCTTAAAGAGAAAGAAACCAACACATAA
- the secA gene encoding preprotein translocase subunit SecA — protein sequence MLGFLTKLFGGNKSERDIKAIEPVVKQINEAYEKLQSLPIDQLRNKTQEFRLRISNHLSKIDGTIADKKAEAENAHDVAQKDVIYQEIDKLKKERDSQLEGVLSEILPEAFAVVKETARRLSQSPVITATATPLDRQLAVRKDYLTIDNDTVTWKNSWTAAGSTVTWNMVHYDVQLIGGIALHQGKISEMATGEGKTLVSTLPAYLNALAGEGVHIVTVNDYLARRDSEWNGPLFEFLGITVDCIDKHQPNTPERRNAYLADITYGTNNEFGFDYLRDNMVHSPDEMVQRKHHFAMVDEVDSVLIDDARTPLIISGPIPRGDEQEFHALKPRIQTLVEEQRKATNQFLLEAKKLIAEGKDDAKTGGLALMRAWRGLPKNSALIKYLSEPGIKVLLQKAENYYLADQQREMPKVDQELYFTIDEKNNSVDLTEKGIALITRTGEDPHFFVLPDVGSEIAELEKSPLSADEKLHQKEILLQDFAQKSERIHSIQQLLKAYTLFDKDVEYVVMDGKVKIVDEQTGRILDGRRYSDGLHQAIEAKENVKVEAATQTFATVTLQNYFRMYHKLAGMTGTATTEAGEFWEIYKLDVVTIPTNLPITRKDAEDLVYKTKRDKYRAVIEEVKQLQAAGRPVLVGTTSVEVSELLGKMLTFEKIPHNVLNAKQHAREAQIVAEAGLPGAVTIATNMAGRGTDIKLGPGVKEAGGLAIIGTERHESRRVDRQLRGRAGRQGDPGTSQFFVSLEDDLMRMFGSDRIAGLMDRMGYKEGEVIQHSMITKSIERAQRKVEENNFGIRKRLLEYDDVMNKQRTVIYAKRNHALFGERLSIDIDNSFYDVAENLVTTHKASGDFEAFKLDTLLNFGVETDITQEELNRTDATSLATRLYQQAKDNYERKTAELAQQTLPVIEQIHREQGHHIENISIPFTDGKKGMNVLANLQKVVDTKGFETINALERSITLSLIDDAWKEHLRAMDDLKQSVQNAVFEQKDPLLIYKFEAFNLFKDLNAETSREIVSFLCRAGIPVQEESRPPQQQMPQQVSHPRAPLAPQQIREAHEEKTDMSRMKATHQEFDGGDAAVAEDYGHTDDKQEPVKAGPKVGRNDPCPCGSGKKYKQCHGKDF from the coding sequence ATGTTAGGTTTTTTAACTAAACTTTTTGGCGGTAACAAGTCGGAGAGAGATATCAAAGCTATAGAGCCTGTAGTGAAGCAGATCAACGAGGCGTATGAAAAACTGCAATCCCTTCCTATAGATCAGCTGCGTAACAAAACGCAGGAATTCCGTTTGCGTATCAGCAATCACCTCTCAAAGATTGATGGCACCATTGCCGACAAGAAAGCAGAGGCTGAAAATGCGCATGACGTAGCTCAAAAGGATGTTATTTATCAGGAAATAGACAAACTGAAAAAAGAGCGTGATTCACAGCTCGAAGGTGTACTCAGCGAGATTCTCCCTGAGGCTTTCGCCGTTGTAAAGGAAACTGCACGCCGCCTTTCTCAGTCGCCTGTCATTACTGCTACTGCTACTCCGCTTGACAGACAACTGGCCGTTAGAAAAGATTACCTGACCATTGATAATGATACTGTCACCTGGAAAAACAGCTGGACCGCTGCTGGTAGCACCGTAACCTGGAACATGGTACATTACGATGTGCAGCTGATCGGTGGTATTGCCCTGCATCAGGGTAAGATCTCTGAAATGGCGACAGGTGAAGGTAAAACCCTCGTGTCTACCCTCCCTGCCTATCTGAATGCATTGGCCGGCGAAGGTGTACACATTGTAACCGTGAACGACTACCTGGCCCGTCGTGACTCCGAGTGGAACGGACCGCTGTTCGAATTCCTCGGTATCACTGTTGACTGTATTGATAAACACCAGCCTAATACTCCTGAGCGTAGAAATGCCTACCTCGCGGATATAACCTATGGTACAAATAACGAGTTCGGCTTTGACTACCTGCGCGATAACATGGTGCATAGTCCGGACGAAATGGTACAACGTAAACATCACTTCGCGATGGTCGATGAGGTGGACAGCGTATTGATCGATGATGCGCGTACGCCACTCATTATTTCCGGTCCGATCCCCCGTGGTGACGAACAGGAGTTCCATGCACTGAAACCGCGTATCCAGACCCTCGTGGAAGAGCAGCGTAAAGCCACCAACCAGTTCCTGCTGGAAGCTAAGAAACTGATCGCCGAAGGGAAAGATGATGCGAAAACAGGTGGGCTGGCCCTGATGCGTGCATGGCGTGGTTTACCAAAGAACAGCGCCCTGATCAAGTATCTGAGCGAACCGGGTATCAAGGTATTGCTGCAGAAAGCAGAGAACTACTACCTGGCAGATCAGCAGCGTGAAATGCCGAAAGTGGATCAGGAACTGTACTTCACGATCGACGAAAAGAATAACAGCGTTGACCTGACAGAAAAAGGTATTGCACTCATCACCCGCACCGGAGAAGATCCTCATTTCTTCGTATTACCGGATGTAGGTTCTGAAATAGCAGAACTGGAAAAGAGCCCACTCTCTGCCGATGAAAAACTGCATCAGAAAGAGATCCTGCTCCAGGACTTTGCACAGAAATCTGAACGTATCCACTCCATTCAGCAGCTGCTGAAAGCATATACGCTCTTCGATAAAGATGTGGAGTATGTGGTAATGGATGGTAAAGTAAAGATCGTAGACGAACAGACAGGTCGTATCCTGGATGGCCGTCGTTACTCAGATGGCCTGCACCAGGCAATAGAAGCGAAGGAAAATGTGAAAGTAGAAGCTGCGACACAGACATTCGCTACTGTTACCTTGCAGAACTACTTCCGTATGTATCACAAACTGGCTGGTATGACCGGTACAGCGACTACTGAAGCGGGTGAGTTCTGGGAGATCTACAAACTGGACGTGGTAACCATCCCGACCAACCTGCCGATCACCCGTAAAGATGCGGAAGACCTCGTATACAAAACCAAACGTGATAAATACAGAGCGGTAATAGAAGAAGTAAAGCAACTGCAGGCTGCCGGTCGTCCGGTACTGGTAGGTACTACTTCCGTAGAAGTATCTGAACTGCTGGGTAAGATGCTGACCTTCGAAAAGATCCCTCACAATGTGTTGAACGCAAAACAACACGCCCGTGAAGCACAGATCGTAGCGGAAGCTGGTTTGCCGGGTGCGGTGACCATCGCTACCAACATGGCGGGTCGTGGTACGGATATCAAGCTCGGACCTGGCGTGAAAGAAGCGGGTGGTCTGGCGATCATCGGTACTGAACGTCACGAAAGCCGTCGTGTTGACCGTCAGCTGCGTGGTCGTGCTGGTCGTCAGGGAGATCCGGGTACTTCCCAGTTCTTCGTATCTCTGGAAGATGACCTGATGCGTATGTTCGGTTCTGACCGTATTGCCGGTCTGATGGACCGCATGGGTTATAAAGAAGGTGAAGTGATCCAGCACAGCATGATCACCAAATCTATCGAAAGAGCACAGCGTAAAGTAGAAGAGAATAACTTCGGTATCCGTAAGCGTCTCCTCGAATACGATGACGTGATGAACAAACAGCGTACGGTTATTTACGCGAAACGTAATCACGCATTGTTCGGTGAGCGTTTGTCTATTGACATCGACAACTCCTTCTACGATGTAGCTGAAAACCTCGTTACTACGCATAAAGCAAGTGGTGACTTTGAAGCTTTCAAACTGGATACGCTGCTGAACTTCGGCGTTGAAACTGATATCACACAGGAAGAACTGAACCGTACTGATGCTACGTCTCTCGCAACCCGTCTTTACCAACAGGCAAAAGACAACTACGAGCGTAAAACAGCAGAACTGGCACAACAGACACTGCCTGTGATCGAGCAGATCCACCGCGAACAGGGTCATCATATCGAGAATATCTCTATCCCATTCACTGATGGTAAAAAAGGTATGAACGTACTGGCGAACCTGCAGAAAGTTGTCGATACCAAAGGTTTCGAAACGATCAACGCACTGGAACGCAGTATCACGCTGTCACTCATCGATGATGCATGGAAGGAACATCTCCGTGCAATGGATGACCTGAAACAGTCTGTGCAGAACGCAGTATTCGAACAGAAAGACCCACTGCTGATCTATAAATTCGAGGCATTCAACCTGTTCAAGGATCTGAATGCAGAGACCAGCCGTGAGATCGTATCGTTCCTCTGCCGTGCAGGTATTCCTGTACAGGAAGAGAGCCGTCCGCCACAGCAGCAGATGCCACAGCAGGTGTCACATCCACGTGCGCCACTGGCGCCACAGCAGATCCGTGAAGCACATGAAGAGAAGACTGATATGAGCCGTATGAAGGCGACACATCAGGAATTTGATGGTGGTGACGCGGCTGTAGCGGAAGATTATGGTCATACTGATGACAAGCAGGAACCTGTGAAAGCAGGTCCGAAAGTAGGAAGGAATGACCCTTGCCCTTGCGGAAGTGGTAAGAAGTATAAGCAATGTCACGGGAAGGATTTTTAA
- a CDS encoding HNH endonuclease family protein: MIHIARKATLPVPFVLQNRGTAATTALIARYDNGDDQFSSDDFDSKIYGHEEVKIALRDAQHDKCCFCESKIGHISYGDVEHYRPKAGWVQDNEAMTKPGYYWLSYDWNNLLLCCQICNQRHKKNYFPLRIAANRATPPARDISIEEPLFINPAVDDPKEYITFYDEVPVAIDNNDRGVITINKLGLNREKLNDQRRKTIAMIKDLYDIARDIPETSASLKERAKSCVSKYYQEGLLDETEYAGMIRAFFNANPVDAL; encoded by the coding sequence ATGATACATATCGCTAGAAAGGCGACTTTACCTGTTCCCTTTGTACTCCAAAACAGAGGAACCGCTGCTACCACAGCGTTAATTGCACGTTATGATAATGGGGATGATCAATTCTCATCTGATGATTTTGACAGTAAGATCTACGGACATGAAGAAGTGAAAATAGCTCTTCGGGATGCGCAGCATGATAAGTGCTGCTTCTGTGAATCGAAGATCGGTCATATAAGCTATGGCGATGTAGAACATTACAGGCCCAAGGCTGGTTGGGTTCAGGACAATGAAGCCATGACTAAACCTGGGTATTATTGGTTATCATATGATTGGAATAATCTTTTACTATGTTGTCAGATTTGCAACCAACGGCATAAGAAAAACTATTTTCCATTAAGAATTGCTGCAAATAGAGCAACGCCTCCTGCACGTGACATAAGCATAGAAGAGCCTTTATTTATTAATCCAGCAGTTGATGATCCCAAGGAATATATTACATTCTATGATGAAGTGCCTGTAGCTATTGATAATAATGATAGAGGTGTAATAACAATTAATAAATTAGGATTAAACAGAGAAAAATTAAATGATCAGCGACGAAAGACAATCGCGATGATCAAAGACTTATATGATATTGCCCGGGACATCCCCGAGACATCTGCTTCATTAAAGGAACGGGCAAAGTCTTGTGTTAGCAAGTATTACCAGGAGGGGTTGCTTGATGAAACTGAATACGCCGGTATGATAAGAGCATTCTTCAATGCAAATCCGGTAGACGCCTTATGA
- a CDS encoding GntR family transcriptional regulator — translation MEFNETQAIYLQIADYMCEQVLLEKWKQEDRIPSVRDLAVQLEVNPNTVMRTYEYLQQYEIIYNKRGIGYFVAAGALKKIKQMKKERFMANELPQFFRNIYLLDLELDELKTHYEKFKKSNFK, via the coding sequence ATGGAATTCAATGAAACGCAGGCGATATATCTGCAGATAGCAGATTACATGTGCGAGCAGGTATTGCTGGAGAAGTGGAAACAGGAGGACAGGATTCCCTCTGTGAGAGACCTGGCCGTACAACTGGAAGTGAATCCTAACACCGTAATGCGCACTTATGAATATCTGCAGCAGTATGAGATCATTTACAACAAAAGAGGGATCGGATATTTTGTGGCTGCCGGTGCGTTAAAGAAGATCAAGCAAATGAAGAAGGAGCGGTTTATGGCGAATGAGTTGCCACAGTTCTTCCGCAATATCTATCTGCTGGACCTCGAGCTGGATGAGCTGAAAACGCACTATGAGAAATTTAAAAAATCCAATTTCAAGTAA
- a CDS encoding ABC transporter ATP-binding protein — translation MISIQNLSFSYRKNKPLFENLNLQLEAGHIYGLLGKNGAGKSSLLKHIAGLLFPNAGHCKVFDFEARYRQPAFLQNLFMVPEEFYLPPVSIKTYLKTYAPFYPLFDSKAFYNYLEEFQIPMDQRLTEMSYGQKKKVLISFALATNTKALILDEPTNGLDIPSKSQFRKVIAAAVSDEKCIVISTHQVRDLDNLIDSIVIIDNHKIIFRQDVETVTDRLLFRNVSNIADAGNVLFSDSSIRGHAVITQNEGAQHSRIDMELLFNAVLDKPERITEIFN, via the coding sequence ATGATATCCATCCAGAATCTATCATTCAGTTATAGGAAGAACAAGCCCCTGTTCGAGAATCTGAATCTGCAGCTGGAGGCTGGTCACATCTACGGTTTGCTGGGAAAGAATGGTGCAGGGAAGTCCAGTCTGCTGAAACATATTGCAGGGTTATTATTCCCTAACGCCGGCCATTGTAAAGTATTTGACTTTGAAGCGCGTTATCGTCAGCCCGCTTTTCTGCAAAATCTGTTCATGGTGCCAGAAGAGTTCTATCTCCCTCCTGTAAGCATCAAAACGTATCTGAAGACGTACGCGCCTTTCTATCCGTTGTTCGACAGCAAAGCGTTTTACAACTACCTCGAAGAGTTCCAGATACCTATGGACCAGCGCCTGACTGAAATGTCCTATGGGCAGAAAAAGAAAGTGCTGATCAGTTTTGCGTTGGCGACCAACACAAAGGCATTGATACTGGATGAACCCACCAATGGTCTGGACATCCCTTCCAAGAGCCAGTTCCGCAAGGTGATAGCCGCAGCGGTGAGTGACGAGAAATGTATCGTCATATCTACTCACCAGGTCCGCGACCTGGATAACCTGATCGACAGTATCGTCATCATCGACAATCACAAGATCATCTTCCGGCAGGATGTGGAGACTGTTACAGACAGACTGTTATTCAGAAATGTATCCAATATCGCAGATGCCGGCAATGTATTGTTCTCAGATAGTTCTATCCGCGGACATGCCGTTATCACACAGAATGAAGGCGCGCAACACAGTCGCATAGACATGGAACTGTTGTTCAACGCCGTGCTGGATAAGCCTGAGCGTATCACCGAAATCTTCAACTAA
- a CDS encoding M20 metallopeptidase family protein, translating to MKNRIKELAQQYAPEFIAIRRHIHSHPELSFQEYETSKFIQQKLDEFGVSYKAGIAGTGIIATIEGKNPASKTIALRADIDALPITEANDVPYKSLNNGVMHACGHDVHTTCVLGATRILQELKGEFEGTIKVLFQPGEEKHPGGASLMIQEGALENPRPDAILGMHVQPTMEAGKLGFRAGQYMASADEIYITIKGKGGHAALPHLTVDTILVASHLVVSLQQVISRNNNPFSPSVLSICAFNGGYTTNVIPSEVKLMGTFRAMDETWRFKAHDIIRKQATELAHAMGAGIDIEILVGYPCLYNNEAVTGKARSLAEDYLGLPNVEDTEVRMGAEDFAFYSQIVPACFFRLGTGNVSRGITSGVHTPTFDVDENAIEVGIGTMAWLATQF from the coding sequence ATGAAGAATCGTATTAAAGAACTGGCGCAGCAGTATGCGCCGGAGTTCATTGCTATCCGCCGCCACATCCACTCTCATCCTGAACTATCCTTCCAGGAATATGAAACGTCTAAGTTCATACAGCAGAAACTGGATGAATTTGGCGTATCCTATAAAGCTGGTATTGCCGGCACCGGCATCATCGCTACGATAGAAGGGAAAAATCCTGCTTCCAAGACGATCGCGCTGAGAGCCGATATTGATGCCCTGCCCATCACGGAAGCCAACGATGTACCTTATAAATCGCTCAATAACGGCGTCATGCATGCCTGCGGACACGATGTACACACTACCTGTGTGCTCGGTGCTACCCGCATCCTGCAGGAGCTCAAAGGTGAATTTGAAGGGACTATCAAAGTGCTGTTCCAGCCGGGAGAGGAAAAACACCCTGGCGGCGCCAGTCTGATGATCCAGGAAGGAGCGCTGGAAAATCCCCGCCCCGACGCGATCCTGGGTATGCACGTGCAACCCACCATGGAAGCTGGTAAACTGGGCTTCCGCGCCGGACAGTATATGGCCAGCGCCGACGAGATCTATATCACTATCAAGGGAAAAGGGGGCCACGCCGCCCTGCCTCATCTGACTGTGGACACAATTCTGGTGGCCTCACACCTGGTAGTCAGCCTCCAGCAGGTGATCAGCCGTAACAATAATCCTTTCTCTCCTTCCGTATTGAGCATCTGTGCTTTCAACGGAGGATATACCACTAACGTCATCCCCAGCGAAGTAAAGCTGATGGGCACCTTTCGTGCGATGGATGAAACCTGGCGCTTCAAAGCCCACGATATCATCAGGAAACAGGCTACCGAACTGGCACACGCCATGGGCGCCGGGATAGATATCGAAATACTCGTAGGTTACCCCTGCCTGTATAACAATGAAGCCGTAACCGGTAAAGCACGCTCCCTGGCAGAAGACTACCTCGGACTGCCTAATGTAGAAGATACAGAAGTGCGCATGGGCGCAGAAGACTTTGCCTTCTATTCCCAGATCGTACCAGCCTGCTTCTTCCGCCTTGGGACTGGTAATGTATCCAGAGGCATCACCTCCGGGGTACATACCCCTACCTTCGACGTAGACGAAAACGCGATTGAAGTAGGGATCGGTACTATGGCGTGGCTCGCTACACAGTTCTGA
- the deoC gene encoding deoxyribose-phosphate aldolase, which translates to MKLNRYIDHTVLRPTTTLEDIKHLCMEAVEYDFAAVCVPPPFVKLSNTFVGNTTTKVATVTGFPFGYSAIEAKVAETVLAIVDGADEIDMVANILAVKNKDWAYVEKEIATIMPIIRNHGKVIKVIIESGILLEEEIVQCCELYAKYQVDFVKTSTGYAEKGATVAAVALMRANLPANIQIKASGGIRTFDFAKELIDAGATRIGTSNVVALMKG; encoded by the coding sequence ATGAAACTCAACAGATACATCGACCATACCGTACTCAGGCCAACTACTACTCTTGAAGATATCAAGCACTTATGCATGGAAGCCGTAGAATACGATTTTGCGGCCGTATGTGTACCTCCACCCTTTGTCAAGCTGTCCAATACCTTTGTGGGCAATACAACCACGAAGGTGGCTACGGTTACCGGCTTTCCTTTCGGTTATTCAGCTATTGAAGCGAAAGTGGCAGAGACCGTACTGGCGATCGTGGATGGAGCCGATGAAATTGATATGGTCGCCAATATCCTGGCCGTGAAAAATAAGGACTGGGCATATGTGGAAAAAGAGATTGCGACCATTATGCCGATCATCCGTAATCATGGCAAGGTCATAAAGGTGATCATTGAAAGTGGCATATTATTGGAAGAAGAGATCGTACAATGCTGCGAACTGTACGCGAAATACCAGGTAGATTTTGTAAAGACCTCTACCGGGTATGCTGAAAAAGGAGCGACCGTGGCAGCAGTCGCACTCATGAGGGCAAACCTTCCGGCAAATATCCAGATAAAAGCATCGGGCGGTATTCGTACCTTTGACTTTGCAAAGGAGTTGATCGACGCAGGTGCCACCAGGATTGGAACAAGCAATGTTGTGGCCCTCATGAAGGGATAA
- a CDS encoding SPOR domain-containing protein encodes MKHLILLFSGLLIGGLAMAQDATLASNGGVKVVKDSRLDLLIKKQIYINTLAIRNQPGFRVQVISTNKRNEANDVKARAMQLFPDYRTYMDYQAPYFKVRIGDFKTREEATELREKMSSSFQGGIFVVPAIINLSPEKEAGNEESY; translated from the coding sequence ATGAAACACTTAATATTATTATTCTCCGGATTGCTCATCGGAGGCCTGGCTATGGCCCAGGATGCAACATTGGCCAGCAATGGTGGCGTTAAAGTCGTAAAAGACAGTCGCCTCGACCTGCTGATCAAAAAACAGATCTACATCAATACCCTGGCTATCCGTAACCAACCGGGCTTTAGGGTGCAGGTTATTTCCACGAATAAAAGGAATGAAGCCAATGATGTAAAGGCAAGGGCCATGCAGTTATTCCCTGATTACCGCACTTATATGGACTACCAGGCGCCTTATTTCAAGGTGCGCATAGGTGACTTTAAAACACGCGAAGAGGCAACGGAACTGCGGGAAAAAATGAGTTCCAGTTTCCAGGGTGGCATCTTTGTCGTCCCTGCTATTATTAATCTGTCACCTGAGAAAGAAGCTGGTAATGAAGAATCGTATTAA